One Embleya scabrispora DNA segment encodes these proteins:
- a CDS encoding erythromycin esterase family protein, with translation MARQVLRTFVPLALCLGATAGGIGTAHAGSATHTNPVRALAAAAHDLGSTDPAAPDGDLRAFDRMVGDAKILGVGEATHGSAEFQNIKHRLLRHLVERRGFTTFAFEMHWSAGLRLDAWVRGGAGNLDAIMSDELQNGGALWNTHEMAAQFRWMREWNQRHPDRRPLRVVGNDVNYAGTVQFDAVTDYVARHYPALLPEFRRLYQESRPTAGVSDTMMQRRTLPLDTRRRMRDDVRRAYDLLERQRPGGNAKEYQLVLQHARSIAQVGTSQGFDFMGSEGAKAQLHRDESMAANTVWWQRHTGERVLLSAHNTHVGTEPDNTDLYPKVQGQFLRDALGSRYVAVGFTFGQGRFNAVDAEDPTSPFRPREVGPTAAGGNEETLEKVSTRDYYLDTRTAPRTARDWLGTRRPTRSIGASWPDPHIINNIRLAQTYDVVVHLHRVTETHMR, from the coding sequence GTGGCCCGGCAGGTGCTGCGCACCTTCGTGCCGCTCGCGCTGTGCCTGGGTGCGACCGCCGGCGGGATCGGTACCGCACACGCGGGATCGGCAACCCACACCAACCCCGTGCGCGCCCTGGCCGCGGCCGCGCACGATCTGGGCTCCACGGACCCCGCCGCCCCGGACGGCGACCTGCGCGCCTTCGACCGCATGGTCGGCGACGCGAAGATACTCGGGGTGGGCGAAGCCACTCACGGCTCCGCCGAGTTCCAGAACATCAAGCACCGACTGCTGCGCCACCTGGTGGAACGCCGCGGCTTCACCACCTTCGCGTTCGAGATGCACTGGAGCGCGGGCCTGCGCCTGGACGCCTGGGTCCGCGGCGGCGCCGGCAACCTGGACGCCATCATGTCCGACGAGCTCCAAAACGGCGGAGCGCTGTGGAACACCCACGAGATGGCCGCCCAGTTCCGCTGGATGCGCGAGTGGAACCAACGCCACCCCGACCGCCGCCCCCTGCGTGTGGTCGGCAACGACGTCAACTACGCCGGAACGGTGCAGTTCGACGCCGTCACCGACTACGTCGCCCGCCATTACCCCGCCTTGCTGCCCGAGTTCCGGCGCCTGTACCAGGAATCTCGCCCCACCGCCGGCGTCAGCGACACCATGATGCAACGCCGCACGCTGCCCCTCGATACCCGCCGGCGGATGCGCGACGACGTCCGCCGCGCCTACGACCTGCTGGAACGGCAGCGACCGGGGGGCAATGCCAAGGAGTACCAACTGGTGTTGCAACACGCGAGGTCCATCGCCCAGGTCGGCACGTCCCAGGGCTTCGACTTCATGGGATCCGAGGGCGCCAAGGCACAACTGCACCGGGACGAGAGCATGGCCGCCAACACCGTGTGGTGGCAGCGGCACACCGGGGAACGCGTCCTGTTGTCCGCCCACAACACCCACGTGGGCACCGAGCCCGACAACACCGACCTGTACCCCAAGGTCCAGGGCCAGTTCCTCCGCGACGCGTTGGGCTCGCGCTACGTCGCCGTCGGATTCACCTTCGGACAGGGCCGGTTCAACGCCGTCGACGCCGAGGACCCCACGTCGCCGTTCCGCCCCCGCGAGGTCGGGCCGACAGCGGCCGGCGGCAACGAGGAGACGCTGGAGAAGGTCTCGACGCGCGACTACTACCTGGACACGCGTACCGCTCCACGCACCGCCCGCGACTGGCTCGGCACGCGTCGTCCCACCCGCAGCATCGGTGCCTCCTGGCCCGATCCCCACATCATCAACAACATCCGTCTCGCGCAGACGTACGACGTCGTCGTCCACCTGCACCGCGTCACCGAGACCCACATGCGCTGA
- a CDS encoding MFS transporter encodes MTQNSGHERGTGQDTTEVEIGGGRAGVRGRRRVRRLLGVGLVDYLGVGLFVAFSAVYFTRIVGLSTGGVGLGLGLAGLIALGTAVPIGRLADLVGVRNTLIALHLARAAGTAGYAAVGEWWGFLVAVAVVTTADQSVSALTQAFVAELAEGADRVRTLAAYRTVANLGISLGAPLGGLAVGLDDAAAFRAVVLVNAAAFVLVAGLLATIPAPPARGAATRVSGWGALRDRRVWGLASIDTLLQLWLPVLNLGIPLWLTMRGGLSAAWLGALYAVNTVFGVVCQMPAARLAVSVRAARRCQVAAGALLAAACVLLWSAERAPAAVVFPLGVVLLSCGEVIAVSAAWTLSYAVAPDDRRAEYLAAFGMGRSVGRHVLGPVLITALLQAVGGVAWGILAALFASAGIGTLFVRLPPDHPAADAREV; translated from the coding sequence ATGACACAGAATAGTGGGCACGAGCGGGGAACCGGGCAGGACACGACCGAAGTCGAGATCGGCGGAGGCCGCGCCGGCGTCCGGGGGCGGCGTCGGGTGCGGCGGTTGCTCGGGGTGGGGCTGGTCGACTACCTGGGCGTCGGGTTGTTCGTCGCGTTCTCCGCCGTCTACTTCACCCGGATCGTCGGCCTGTCCACCGGCGGCGTGGGCCTGGGTCTCGGGCTGGCCGGACTGATCGCCCTCGGTACGGCGGTGCCGATCGGCCGGCTTGCCGACCTCGTGGGGGTACGCAACACCCTGATCGCCCTGCACCTGGCCCGCGCGGCCGGCACCGCCGGCTACGCGGCCGTCGGCGAGTGGTGGGGCTTCCTCGTCGCAGTCGCCGTGGTCACCACGGCCGACCAGAGTGTGTCCGCGCTCACCCAGGCATTCGTGGCCGAACTCGCCGAGGGCGCCGACCGGGTGCGCACCCTGGCCGCCTACCGCACGGTGGCCAACCTCGGGATCAGCCTCGGCGCCCCGCTGGGTGGCCTGGCCGTCGGCCTGGACGACGCGGCCGCGTTCCGCGCGGTCGTGCTCGTCAACGCCGCCGCGTTCGTGCTGGTGGCCGGGCTGCTCGCGACGATCCCGGCGCCGCCGGCCCGGGGCGCGGCGACGCGAGTGTCCGGGTGGGGCGCGCTGCGCGATCGGCGGGTGTGGGGGTTGGCCTCGATCGACACGCTGCTCCAACTCTGGCTGCCGGTGCTCAATCTGGGCATTCCGCTGTGGCTGACCATGCGCGGCGGGTTGTCCGCGGCGTGGCTCGGCGCGCTGTACGCGGTCAACACCGTGTTCGGCGTGGTGTGCCAGATGCCGGCCGCGCGGCTCGCGGTGTCGGTGCGGGCCGCGCGGCGCTGCCAGGTGGCGGCCGGCGCGCTGCTCGCGGCGGCGTGCGTGCTGCTGTGGTCGGCCGAACGGGCGCCCGCCGCGGTGGTCTTCCCGCTCGGCGTGGTGCTGCTGTCCTGCGGCGAGGTGATCGCGGTGTCGGCGGCCTGGACGTTGTCCTACGCCGTCGCGCCGGACGACCGCCGGGCCGAATACCTGGCCGCCTTCGGGATGGGTCGCTCGGTCGGACGCCACGTACTCGGCCCGGTCCTGATCACCGCACTGCTCCAGGCGGTGGGGGGCGTCGCATGGGGCATATTGGCCGCCCTGTTCGCGAGCGCGGGCATCGGCACGCTGTTCGTCCGCCTGCCGCCGGACCACCCGGCCGCCGACGCGCGCGAAGTCTGA